One part of the Granulicella arctica genome encodes these proteins:
- a CDS encoding helix-turn-helix domain-containing protein, which produces MDKMTMRHFDEMCLTPVKPLTPRQIAAIREHEQASQAVFARHLGVSVNLISQWERGEKKPQGASLKLLTLVKKNGLASVA; this is translated from the coding sequence ATGGATAAGATGACCATGCGCCACTTCGACGAAATGTGTTTGACCCCGGTAAAGCCGCTTACCCCGCGCCAGATCGCGGCCATCCGCGAGCATGAGCAGGCCAGTCAGGCTGTCTTCGCCCGCCACTTGGGAGTCTCTGTCAATCTCATCTCCCAATGGGAGCGCGGCGAAAAAAAACCGCAAGGCGCGTCTCTCAAACTCCTGACCCTCGTAAAGAAGAATGGTCTCGCCTCGGTTGCCTAA
- a CDS encoding type II toxin-antitoxin system RelE/ParE family toxin — MRVFVNKQFRRFSNENAISDDSLCKAVHEISIGLIHANLGGGIYKQRIARKGQGKSGGFRTIIFFKAHKTAFFILGFAKNAQDNLERNEVAGLKDLAGRMLSYDEKIIAIAVKDGALEEISCEQDVS, encoded by the coding sequence ATGCGTGTCTTCGTCAATAAGCAATTCCGGCGATTTTCAAACGAGAATGCGATCTCTGATGATTCGCTTTGCAAAGCAGTCCACGAGATTTCAATTGGCCTGATCCACGCAAACCTAGGCGGCGGCATCTACAAACAACGTATTGCCCGCAAAGGACAAGGGAAGTCAGGCGGTTTTCGAACCATCATCTTCTTCAAAGCTCATAAAACTGCGTTCTTTATTCTTGGTTTTGCAAAGAATGCGCAAGACAATCTGGAACGAAATGAGGTAGCGGGACTGAAAGATCTCGCTGGAAGGATGCTGAGCTATGACGAGAAAATCATCGCCATCGCCGTCAAAGACGGCGCCCTCGAAGAAATCTCCTGCGAGCAGGACGTATCGTAG
- the lpxA gene encoding acyl-ACP--UDP-N-acetylglucosamine O-acyltransferase: MSVHPTAIVAEGAQIPSSCTIGPFCIIGASVVLGEDCELVSHVVLDGHTTFGRGNKVYSFACIGIAPQDLKYAGEPTRVTLGDNNSIREYVTISRGTNGGGGVTTVGNDCLIMAYTHIGHDSHIGNGCILANAATLAGHVIVEDYAVIGALNPVHQFCTIGKYAYIGGGTTITQDVLPYSLTSVRRENRAFGINKIGLERRGFTPDQLKQIRAAYRLLQVSKLNTAQALDVIREKIASGEFGDHVNYLVDFIAKSQRGVIK, encoded by the coding sequence GTGAGCGTTCACCCGACTGCGATCGTCGCTGAAGGGGCGCAAATCCCCTCCAGCTGCACGATCGGTCCCTTCTGCATCATTGGCGCAAGCGTCGTGCTCGGAGAAGACTGCGAGCTCGTCTCCCACGTCGTCCTCGACGGCCACACCACCTTCGGTCGCGGCAACAAGGTTTACTCCTTCGCCTGCATCGGCATCGCCCCGCAGGACCTCAAGTATGCGGGCGAGCCTACCCGCGTCACCCTTGGCGACAACAACTCCATCCGCGAATACGTCACCATCTCCCGCGGAACGAACGGAGGGGGAGGCGTAACAACCGTAGGGAACGATTGCCTCATCATGGCCTACACCCACATCGGCCACGACTCCCACATCGGCAACGGCTGCATCCTCGCCAACGCCGCTACCCTCGCCGGTCACGTCATCGTCGAAGACTACGCCGTCATCGGCGCCCTCAACCCCGTTCACCAGTTCTGCACCATCGGTAAATACGCCTACATCGGCGGCGGCACCACCATCACCCAGGATGTGCTGCCCTACTCACTTACCAGTGTGCGCCGCGAAAACCGCGCCTTCGGCATCAACAAGATCGGCCTCGAACGCCGCGGCTTCACGCCGGATCAGCTCAAACAGATTCGCGCCGCCTACCGCCTGCTCCAGGTGTCCAAACTCAACACGGCCCAGGCGCTCGACGTCATCCGCGAAAAAATTGCCTCCGGCGAATTCGGCGACCACGTCAACTACCTCGTCGACTTCATCGCCAAGAGCCAACGGGGCGTCATCAAGTAA
- the fabZ gene encoding 3-hydroxyacyl-ACP dehydratase FabZ has translation MDVLEIMSILPHRYPFLLIDRILEIERRVSIVAIKNVTASEPHFQGHFPDYPIMPGVLMVEAIAQAGGTLLLTEVPDRANKLMLFTGIDNAKFRRPVVPGDQVRIEVKVLQWRSRAVRMQGIATVDGKVVCEATIMCQIVPRVPKKAGSATEASPE, from the coding sequence ATGGACGTCCTTGAGATCATGTCGATACTTCCCCACCGTTACCCGTTTTTGCTGATCGATCGCATCCTCGAGATCGAACGCAGGGTAAGTATCGTCGCCATTAAAAACGTAACCGCCAGCGAGCCCCACTTTCAGGGTCACTTTCCCGACTACCCCATCATGCCCGGCGTTCTCATGGTCGAGGCCATCGCCCAGGCAGGCGGAACCCTCCTGCTCACTGAAGTCCCCGACCGTGCGAACAAGTTGATGCTCTTCACTGGCATCGACAACGCTAAGTTCCGTCGCCCCGTCGTCCCCGGCGACCAGGTTCGCATCGAGGTCAAGGTTCTCCAGTGGCGCAGCCGCGCCGTTCGGATGCAGGGCATCGCCACCGTCGACGGCAAGGTCGTCTGCGAGGCGACGATCATGTGTCAGATCGTTCCGCGTGTGCCGAAAAAAGCCGGTAGTGCGACCGAGGCGAGCCCCGAGTGA
- a CDS encoding SDR family NAD(P)-dependent oxidoreductase, with protein MLKPLTGVTLSLEGRVALITGGSRGIGAATVRLFRQAGARVVFSYRSAQPQAEALVAECGGPDLCRAIQQDLATAEDGQSLVRAAVEAFGRLDCLIVNHGIWPPHDAPIAEMTVAQWRTTMGVNLDSVFGLVQAGVTQIKSQPAPSSGARGHIVLVSSTAGQRGEAFHADYAASKGALLSLTKSLSTELAPQGISCNCVAPGWVATEMSVAALEHPETSKKVLATIPQGRAAHVDEIAGPILFLCTPLAGFISGEIFNVNGGAVLVG; from the coding sequence ATGCTAAAACCTCTCACTGGCGTCACACTCTCCCTCGAAGGCCGCGTCGCGCTCATCACCGGCGGCTCGCGCGGCATCGGAGCCGCCACCGTCCGCCTCTTCCGCCAGGCTGGAGCCCGTGTCGTCTTCAGCTACCGCTCCGCGCAACCCCAGGCCGAAGCCCTCGTCGCAGAGTGCGGCGGCCCCGACCTCTGCCGCGCCATCCAGCAGGACCTCGCCACCGCCGAAGACGGCCAGTCCCTTGTCCGCGCCGCCGTCGAAGCCTTCGGCCGCCTCGACTGCCTCATCGTCAACCACGGCATCTGGCCCCCGCACGACGCTCCCATCGCCGAGATGACCGTCGCCCAATGGCGCACCACCATGGGCGTCAATCTCGATAGCGTCTTCGGCCTCGTCCAGGCAGGCGTCACCCAGATCAAATCTCAACCCGCACCCAGCAGCGGTGCCCGAGGCCACATCGTCCTCGTCAGCTCCACTGCCGGTCAGCGCGGCGAAGCCTTCCACGCCGACTACGCCGCCAGCAAAGGCGCTCTCCTCTCACTCACCAAGAGCCTCTCCACCGAACTAGCCCCGCAAGGCATCTCCTGCAACTGCGTCGCGCCCGGCTGGGTCGCCACCGAAATGTCCGTCGCTGCCCTCGAGCACCCCGAGACGTCCAAGAAGGTATTGGCCACGATCCCGCAGGGCCGCGCCGCGCACGTCGATGAGATCGCCGGGCCCATCCTCTTTCTCTGCACACCACTGGCAGGATTCATCTCCGGCGAAATCTTCAACGTAAACGGCGGCGCTGTGCTGGTCGGCTGA
- a CDS encoding DoxX family membrane protein — translation MKKAVLVARILLGFVFLFFGLNGILHFLPTPPMPPGDATTFATILMTHKYMSFVALCQVIGGLLLLVGRFVPLGLTILAPILVNILLFHFLLHPEGVVIGLVCTVLELFLLFAYRLSFRGLFDANPEKF, via the coding sequence ATGAAGAAAGCTGTTCTTGTTGCCCGTATCCTGCTTGGCTTCGTCTTTCTCTTCTTTGGATTGAACGGTATTCTGCATTTCCTGCCGACACCGCCGATGCCTCCTGGAGACGCCACGACCTTTGCAACGATCCTCATGACACACAAGTACATGAGCTTTGTCGCACTGTGTCAGGTGATTGGTGGTCTGCTGCTGCTGGTGGGACGGTTTGTTCCGCTTGGACTGACGATCCTGGCGCCGATCCTTGTGAATATTTTGCTCTTTCACTTTCTGTTACACCCAGAGGGCGTCGTGATTGGTCTGGTTTGCACGGTACTGGAGCTGTTCCTGCTGTTTGCTTACCGGCTCTCGTTTCGAGGGCTTTTCGATGCGAATCCGGAGAAGTTCTAA
- a CDS encoding MmcQ/YjbR family DNA-binding protein — translation MPDQRPLPPATPLNSIAYTAAMDAERSRTFLLTLPHVVETMQWGDNLVFWTGDKAIGGKMFVLLNLDGDGKAVLSYAAGPERFAELVEIEGVSPAPYFARIYWVAVQRWDVFRPKQWEQELHAAYTLTFDKLPPKTRSALALPAKEQAKLIAERRQQRKAKTEKSKPQES, via the coding sequence ATGCCCGACCAAAGGCCCCTTCCGCCCGCGACTCCGCTCAACTCCATCGCCTATACTGCGGCCATGGACGCTGAGCGCAGCCGCACCTTCCTCCTCACCCTGCCGCACGTCGTCGAGACGATGCAGTGGGGTGACAACCTCGTCTTCTGGACTGGAGACAAAGCCATCGGCGGCAAGATGTTCGTCCTCCTCAACCTCGATGGCGACGGCAAAGCCGTCCTCTCCTACGCCGCCGGCCCCGAACGCTTCGCCGAGCTGGTCGAGATCGAAGGAGTCTCCCCCGCACCCTACTTCGCCCGCATCTACTGGGTCGCCGTGCAACGCTGGGACGTCTTTCGCCCCAAGCAATGGGAGCAGGAGCTCCACGCCGCCTACACCCTCACCTTCGACAAGCTGCCGCCGAAGACCCGCAGCGCTCTCGCACTACCTGCAAAGGAACAAGCGAAACTGATCGCCGAACGCCGCCAACAACGGAAAGCCAAAACGGAAAAATCCAAGCCGCAAGAATCTTAG
- a CDS encoding BlaI/MecI/CopY family transcriptional regulator — protein sequence MTVPKLSKLELKIMETLWARGECSIREIVEAFPEKKRPGYTTIQTTMYRLETKKVVRRVKKIANFHIFAAVVSRDAAQRRLIDELLALFGGRPRLVMMRLVESGNLTLEDVEEARKALKQLEGEDKPQ from the coding sequence ATGACTGTTCCGAAACTATCGAAGCTCGAGCTCAAAATCATGGAGACGCTTTGGGCGCGAGGTGAATGCTCCATCCGCGAGATTGTGGAGGCATTCCCTGAAAAGAAGAGGCCGGGCTATACGACGATCCAGACCACCATGTATCGGCTGGAGACGAAGAAGGTCGTGCGCCGGGTTAAAAAGATTGCGAACTTTCATATCTTTGCAGCGGTGGTATCGCGGGATGCTGCACAGCGGAGATTGATCGACGAGCTGTTGGCGTTATTCGGCGGCCGACCGCGGCTGGTGATGATGCGGCTGGTCGAATCCGGCAACCTGACGCTGGAGGATGTGGAAGAGGCACGGAAGGCGCTTAAACAGCTTGAGGGCGAGGACAAACCACAATGA
- a CDS encoding M56 family metallopeptidase encodes MNTDALAGMWTGVGDHLWQSTLFACVAGLLAFMLRGNSARLRYWLWLTASMKFLIPFSLLVGAGSYLAGQIHWTGARVESHAVMEEISQPFTQQVTMQGAAEAASTVWPHWIHLLPGVLAAIWLCGFVWVLLAWIMHCLRIYRVVRTATPLCEGREVEALRRLENAVGMRRSIGLVSVRDSLEPGIFGIFRPILLWPEGISQRLDDAQLEAILVHELCHVRRRDNLTAALHMVVEAVFWFHPLVWWMEGRLVEERERACDEEVLLLCGRPQVYAESILRVCEFCVESPLVCVSGVTGADLKKRMVRIMAKHLGSNLSRGRKMVLAALGLLAIAAPVAFGVVRMIPMYGQILHASGPLPSFEVASIRPWKPSSPPPSPDSGGFPRKVMMASPVGGGGQTTDRVNFIGQTEILIESAYNLPIASGRRIVGGPDWLYSQSNRYEIQAKIEDSLYAAMQKMTPAQQREQVDLMEQSLLADRFKLKVHFETREMPVYALVVAKSGSKLTPAEDGEPSNLFNLESEQGGEMTARAVTLDEFVRSPLLRVGGRLVVDQTGLKGRYDFNLKWRSEQIAASGAGQEGGTDAPSLFTAIQEQMGLKLVPTKGPVEVLVVDHIERPSAN; translated from the coding sequence ATGAATACGGATGCTTTGGCTGGAATGTGGACGGGGGTTGGCGATCATCTTTGGCAATCGACACTGTTTGCGTGCGTTGCTGGATTACTGGCATTCATGCTGCGCGGGAACTCGGCTCGACTACGGTATTGGCTGTGGCTGACGGCGTCGATGAAGTTCCTTATTCCGTTCTCACTGCTGGTGGGAGCAGGGAGTTATCTGGCGGGGCAGATCCATTGGACAGGGGCGAGGGTTGAGTCGCATGCGGTGATGGAGGAGATTAGCCAACCTTTCACGCAGCAGGTGACGATGCAGGGCGCGGCTGAAGCTGCTTCGACGGTTTGGCCACACTGGATTCATCTGCTGCCTGGTGTACTCGCAGCAATCTGGCTGTGCGGATTCGTGTGGGTTCTGTTGGCGTGGATAATGCACTGTCTCCGTATCTACAGGGTCGTGCGAACGGCAACGCCGTTATGCGAAGGGCGTGAGGTGGAGGCGCTTCGTCGATTGGAGAACGCGGTGGGGATGCGGAGGTCGATTGGTCTCGTGTCCGTACGGGATTCGTTGGAGCCGGGTATCTTCGGCATCTTCCGGCCGATTTTGCTGTGGCCGGAAGGGATCTCGCAGCGGCTGGACGACGCTCAACTGGAGGCGATTCTGGTGCACGAGCTTTGTCATGTGCGGCGGCGCGATAATTTGACCGCCGCGTTGCACATGGTGGTGGAGGCGGTCTTCTGGTTTCATCCGCTGGTGTGGTGGATGGAGGGGCGGCTGGTGGAGGAGCGTGAACGCGCCTGCGATGAAGAGGTGTTGCTGCTGTGTGGTCGGCCGCAGGTTTATGCGGAGAGCATTTTGAGGGTGTGCGAGTTCTGTGTGGAATCGCCACTGGTGTGCGTCTCGGGTGTGACGGGAGCCGACCTGAAGAAGCGGATGGTTCGGATCATGGCGAAGCATTTGGGAAGCAACCTCAGTCGCGGCAGGAAGATGGTTTTAGCGGCGTTAGGTCTTCTTGCGATCGCAGCTCCGGTAGCGTTCGGAGTTGTACGCATGATCCCAATGTATGGGCAGATTTTGCACGCGAGCGGGCCGTTACCTTCGTTTGAGGTAGCGTCGATCAGGCCATGGAAACCGAGCTCTCCTCCGCCATCTCCAGACAGTGGCGGGTTTCCAAGGAAAGTGATGATGGCGTCTCCAGTTGGCGGAGGCGGACAGACAACTGATCGGGTGAATTTCATCGGGCAGACGGAGATACTCATTGAGTCGGCATATAACCTGCCAATTGCTTCCGGGAGACGAATTGTGGGAGGGCCGGACTGGTTGTATAGCCAGTCCAATCGGTATGAGATTCAGGCTAAGATCGAGGACTCACTATATGCCGCGATGCAAAAGATGACCCCGGCGCAACAGCGGGAGCAGGTGGACTTGATGGAACAATCGCTGCTGGCGGATCGGTTCAAGCTAAAAGTGCATTTCGAGACAAGGGAGATGCCGGTGTATGCGCTGGTTGTGGCGAAGAGCGGCTCGAAGCTTACTCCGGCAGAAGATGGTGAACCCAGCAATCTTTTTAATCTCGAGAGTGAGCAAGGGGGCGAGATGACTGCCAGAGCGGTAACGCTCGACGAGTTCGTCCGTTCCCCTCTTTTGAGAGTAGGCGGACGCCTGGTGGTGGACCAGACCGGCTTAAAGGGAAGATACGACTTCAATCTCAAGTGGAGATCGGAGCAGATTGCTGCTTCGGGCGCCGGGCAGGAGGGCGGGACTGATGCGCCGTCCTTGTTCACTGCAATCCAGGAACAGATGGGCCTGAAGCTGGTGCCGACGAAGGGGCCGGTAGAGGTTCTTGTCGTCGATCACATTGAGCGGCCTTCGGCGAATTAG
- the tyrS gene encoding tyrosine--tRNA ligase → MSTFASLEDQLDLITKGAAEILPLEALKERITQSIASGKPMRIKAGFDPTAPDLHLGHTVLIRKLRHFQQLGHTVIFLIGDSTALIGDPTGRNVTRKPLTPEQIAANAETYKEQVFKILDPVKTEVRNNSEWLDKLSYYDMVKLMAQFTVSQMLEREDFHKRFQAEQPIALHELIYPIAQGYDSVALECDVELGGTDQKFNLMRGRDLQKHFGQPQQSILMVPILEGLDGVQKMSKSLNNAIGVHDAPSEMYGKLMSISDELMWRYWTLLTDLRQSEIVQMQAEVASGALHPMQAKKNLALAITRDFHSAEEAEAAAANWAKQFQQRGVVEDVPVVEISLASEGLIASDDQVVGHDIKIPKLLQLAGLAASTGEATRKLAENAVSIDGEKCNEKLLKGVKVGGSVSVRLGKKSVRVNWVS, encoded by the coding sequence ATGTCTACGTTTGCCTCGCTTGAAGACCAGCTTGATTTGATTACGAAGGGCGCGGCGGAGATTCTTCCGCTGGAGGCGCTGAAGGAACGCATTACGCAGTCGATTGCTTCGGGGAAGCCGATGCGGATCAAGGCCGGGTTCGATCCGACGGCGCCGGACCTGCACCTGGGGCATACGGTGCTGATTCGGAAGCTGAGGCACTTCCAGCAGCTCGGGCATACGGTGATTTTTTTGATCGGCGACTCGACGGCTCTGATCGGTGACCCGACCGGGCGTAATGTGACGCGCAAGCCGCTGACGCCGGAGCAGATTGCGGCGAACGCGGAGACGTACAAGGAGCAGGTCTTCAAGATTCTCGATCCGGTGAAGACCGAGGTACGGAACAACTCGGAGTGGCTGGACAAGCTGAGCTACTACGACATGGTGAAGCTGATGGCGCAGTTCACGGTGTCGCAGATGCTGGAGCGTGAGGACTTCCATAAACGGTTTCAGGCAGAGCAGCCGATTGCGCTGCATGAGCTGATCTATCCGATTGCGCAGGGGTACGACTCGGTGGCGCTGGAGTGTGATGTGGAGCTGGGCGGGACGGACCAGAAGTTCAACCTGATGCGCGGGCGCGATCTCCAGAAGCACTTTGGGCAGCCGCAGCAGAGCATTCTGATGGTGCCGATCCTTGAGGGGCTCGACGGCGTGCAGAAGATGTCGAAGTCGCTGAACAATGCGATTGGTGTGCACGATGCGCCGAGTGAGATGTACGGCAAGCTGATGTCGATCTCCGATGAGCTGATGTGGCGGTATTGGACGCTGCTGACGGATCTGCGTCAGTCGGAGATTGTGCAGATGCAGGCGGAGGTTGCGAGCGGAGCGCTGCATCCGATGCAGGCGAAGAAGAATCTCGCGCTGGCGATTACGCGGGACTTCCATTCGGCGGAGGAGGCGGAGGCAGCGGCGGCTAATTGGGCGAAGCAGTTTCAGCAGCGCGGTGTGGTGGAGGATGTGCCGGTTGTAGAGATCTCCTTGGCCAGCGAAGGGTTAATTGCCAGCGACGATCAAGTGGTGGGCCACGACATCAAGATTCCCAAGCTGTTGCAGCTTGCTGGGCTTGCGGCTTCGACTGGTGAAGCTACGCGAAAGCTTGCTGAGAATGCGGTGAGCATTGATGGCGAGAAGTGCAACGAAAAATTGTTGAAGGGCGTGAAGGTTGGTGGTTCGGTCTCCGTTCGGCTCGGAAAGAAAAGCGTACGGGTTAACTGGGTTTCCTAG
- a CDS encoding ribonuclease R family protein → MARTPYPQTDRELIRLIERSAGHRAGYKQLIRELGLGGGRERRLLLEQLARITARGELVKTEFEQWALPHATAEKTARPPRKGAAGAQPVEHRATRDRLIAGKLDLHRDGYGFVRPSQSTNREDDLFIPPGELNGAMQGDEVLVDEAPPGRDGRRSGRIARVLTRRNPTVVGIFHYARPQGRSTWDHAPLVHGNYVKPLDERMTQPILIPDGAEVPATPKETPHRVLGEEAQVQQSWADPERDRSHNPLEGLAVDVEITDFPTTGRPARGRVLEVLGPPDGFGVDVEIIIRKHHLPYTFPANVLAEATSSAGQTVDTLPAEELARRRDFRGLPIVTIDGETARDFDDAVLVQPLPNGNWQLQVHIADVSYYVRPGTALDLEARLRGTSVYFPDRAIPMLPPQLSSGMCSLRPDEDRLVLSCLMEIDGRGEVLGYEVCEGIIRSARRMTYTQVQAVLDGDEAVRAEFADLVPAFEQMYELALKLNAKRHRRGSIDFDLPEPVILFNPDGNMRSIVRSQRGWSHRLIEEFMLSANECVATWIEHQSVPSIYRIHEMPDPKRIIDFEETASAFGYSLGFSSLPVKKMQMKGDRRDARGKDRGAHSKIKTHEVAESIPVTPQMYQRLTAKIDGKPEERILAYLMLRSLKQARYSEKNVGHFALASPSYTHFTSPIRRYPDLIVHRLLRDLLEAGASPEGAAILSSDPQPWSAKGDAAMPRRAEYVEAKAPLPETELAAIASESSQSERRADDAERELMEWKKIKFMQDRVGEDFHGIILSVTKYGFFVELDDLFIEGLVPLASLGGFGDEDRFFFRDTDRQIVGSHSGKVFKMGMRVHVLLDRIDRQQRRLQFALLPDSGEVAAPKPRRSKTAATADGQRPHSSPKRTGKKKARLRNKKAKGKRK, encoded by the coding sequence ATGGCTCGCACACCTTATCCGCAAACTGACCGTGAACTGATTCGGCTGATCGAGCGCTCGGCAGGGCATCGTGCCGGGTACAAGCAGTTGATCCGCGAGCTTGGCCTGGGTGGTGGGCGCGAGCGGCGATTGTTGCTGGAACAACTGGCTCGGATTACGGCTCGGGGCGAGTTGGTGAAGACGGAGTTCGAGCAATGGGCGCTGCCGCATGCGACGGCGGAGAAGACGGCGCGGCCTCCTCGCAAGGGCGCTGCGGGTGCGCAGCCGGTGGAGCATCGCGCTACGCGGGACCGGCTGATTGCGGGGAAGCTCGATCTGCATCGCGATGGGTATGGTTTTGTGCGACCGAGCCAGAGTACGAACCGGGAGGACGATCTTTTTATTCCGCCGGGTGAGCTGAACGGCGCGATGCAGGGTGATGAGGTGCTGGTGGACGAGGCTCCTCCGGGACGGGATGGACGCCGGTCGGGACGGATTGCGCGGGTGCTGACGCGGAGGAATCCGACGGTGGTGGGGATCTTCCACTATGCGCGTCCGCAGGGGCGGTCGACGTGGGATCATGCGCCTCTGGTCCATGGGAACTATGTGAAGCCGCTCGATGAGCGGATGACGCAGCCGATCCTGATTCCGGATGGAGCAGAGGTTCCGGCGACACCGAAGGAGACGCCGCACCGGGTGCTGGGAGAAGAAGCACAGGTGCAGCAGAGTTGGGCCGATCCGGAGCGGGACAGGAGCCACAATCCGCTCGAGGGGCTGGCCGTCGATGTGGAGATCACCGACTTTCCGACGACGGGACGACCGGCGAGGGGGCGGGTGCTCGAGGTGCTGGGGCCTCCGGATGGATTCGGCGTGGATGTCGAGATCATCATTCGGAAGCATCATCTGCCGTATACGTTTCCGGCGAATGTGTTGGCTGAGGCGACGTCTTCTGCGGGGCAGACGGTCGATACACTGCCAGCGGAGGAGCTGGCGCGACGACGGGATTTTCGTGGTCTGCCGATTGTGACGATCGATGGCGAGACGGCGCGGGACTTCGACGATGCCGTGCTGGTGCAGCCGCTGCCGAATGGCAACTGGCAGCTCCAGGTGCATATTGCGGACGTGAGCTACTACGTGCGACCGGGGACGGCGCTCGATCTTGAGGCTCGGTTGCGTGGGACGTCAGTGTATTTTCCGGATCGTGCGATTCCGATGCTGCCGCCGCAGTTGTCGAGCGGGATGTGTTCGCTGAGGCCGGATGAGGATCGCCTGGTGTTGAGCTGCCTGATGGAGATCGACGGTCGCGGCGAGGTGCTGGGGTACGAGGTGTGCGAGGGGATCATCCGCAGTGCGCGGCGCATGACCTACACACAGGTTCAGGCGGTGCTGGATGGCGATGAGGCAGTGCGTGCGGAGTTCGCTGATCTGGTGCCTGCGTTCGAGCAGATGTATGAGCTGGCGCTGAAGCTGAATGCGAAGCGGCATCGTCGCGGGTCGATCGATTTCGACCTGCCGGAGCCGGTGATTCTGTTCAATCCGGATGGCAATATGCGGTCGATTGTGCGGTCGCAGCGGGGATGGTCGCATCGGCTGATCGAGGAGTTCATGCTGTCGGCAAATGAGTGCGTGGCGACGTGGATCGAGCATCAGTCGGTGCCGAGCATCTACCGTATTCATGAGATGCCTGATCCGAAACGCATCATCGACTTTGAGGAGACGGCGAGCGCGTTCGGCTATTCGCTGGGGTTCTCGAGCCTGCCGGTGAAGAAGATGCAGATGAAGGGCGACCGTCGCGACGCGCGCGGGAAGGATCGCGGTGCCCATTCAAAGATCAAGACGCACGAGGTGGCTGAGTCCATTCCGGTGACGCCGCAGATGTATCAGCGGTTGACGGCGAAGATCGATGGCAAGCCGGAGGAGCGCATCCTCGCGTACCTGATGCTGCGGTCGCTGAAGCAGGCGCGCTACAGCGAGAAGAACGTTGGGCACTTTGCGCTGGCGAGCCCGAGCTATACGCACTTCACTTCGCCGATTCGGCGGTATCCGGACTTGATTGTGCATCGTCTGCTGCGTGACTTGCTGGAGGCGGGCGCGAGCCCTGAGGGCGCGGCGATTCTGAGCAGTGATCCGCAGCCGTGGTCGGCTAAAGGCGATGCGGCGATGCCGCGCCGAGCGGAGTATGTCGAGGCAAAGGCTCCGTTACCGGAGACGGAGCTTGCTGCGATTGCGAGCGAGTCCAGCCAGTCGGAGCGGCGGGCCGATGATGCCGAGCGCGAGCTGATGGAGTGGAAGAAGATCAAGTTCATGCAAGACCGGGTGGGCGAAGATTTCCACGGGATCATCTTGTCGGTGACGAAGTACGGGTTCTTTGTCGAGCTGGACGATCTGTTTATCGAGGGCCTTGTTCCTCTGGCTTCGCTAGGGGGCTTTGGAGATGAAGACCGCTTCTTCTTCCGCGATACCGACCGGCAGATTGTGGGTTCGCACTCGGGCAAGGTTTTTAAGATGGGGATGCGGGTGCATGTGCTGCTGGACCGGATCGACCGACAGCAGCGGCGGCTGCAATTTGCTCTGTTGCCAGACTCGGGAGAGGTTGCGGCACCGAAGCCCCGACGCTCGAAGACGGCGGCGACAGCGGATGGGCAGCGGCCTCACTCCAGCCCGAAGCGGACGGGCAAGAAAAAAGCTCGGCTGAGGAACAAGAAGGCCAAGGGAAAGCGCAAGTGA
- a CDS encoding oxidative damage protection protein — MAHMVFCTKYKAEMEGLDEPPFDSDFGQKIYKNVSKKAWGEWVERQKMLLNEYRLQPWTREAQDFLVEQMNGFFFGEGDGGSLPKEYVAPTH, encoded by the coding sequence ATGGCGCACATGGTTTTTTGCACGAAATACAAGGCCGAAATGGAAGGCCTCGACGAACCTCCCTTCGACTCTGACTTTGGTCAGAAGATCTACAAGAATGTCTCGAAGAAGGCATGGGGTGAGTGGGTCGAGCGCCAGAAGATGCTGCTGAACGAGTATCGTCTACAGCCGTGGACGCGCGAGGCGCAGGATTTTCTCGTTGAGCAGATGAACGGCTTCTTCTTCGGTGAAGGTGACGGCGGCTCGCTGCCGAAGGAATACGTCGCCCCGACGCACTAA